In Burkholderiales bacterium, the following proteins share a genomic window:
- a CDS encoding reverse transcriptase family protein, translating to MKSQRRVAEALADALLAGEATAEEFAARAKWTLGSRARWIAPFAERVFARFGFRLDFSQRSRLLTFIEQDEGYLDAWRASRKPRIRHYPIEPPRMAPRPGALAACAVPSLATPGDLAAWLGVSTSVLDWLADIRGMIDDAGALCHYNYRWVAKREGYRLMEAPKSRLRAIQRKVLAEILAPVPVHPAAHGFRPGRSCVTYARPHCGSDVVLRMDLRDFFPGIPAPRIHALFETLGYPHATARMLTGLCTNRVTSRMLRGVAAPDPAFRLPWLDRKTLELAHLPQGAPTSPALSNLCALHLDLRLAALAASVGATYTRYADDLAFSGGEPVRRRIDRLADTVAAIAREEGFEVNHRKTRVMHRSDRQILTGIVVNDKPNVRRAEFDRLKAILTNCVHRGVASQNRGAHRDFRAHLLGRIAHAEKLSASRGAKLHAIFERIDWS from the coding sequence ATGAAATCCCAGCGTCGAGTGGCCGAAGCCCTGGCCGATGCGTTGCTCGCGGGCGAAGCGACCGCCGAAGAATTCGCCGCGCGCGCAAAGTGGACGCTCGGCAGCAGGGCGCGCTGGATCGCGCCGTTCGCGGAGCGCGTGTTCGCGCGCTTCGGCTTCCGGCTCGATTTCTCGCAGCGAAGCCGGCTTCTCACGTTCATCGAGCAGGACGAGGGTTATCTCGACGCATGGCGCGCATCGCGCAAGCCGCGCATCCGCCACTATCCGATCGAGCCTCCGCGCATGGCGCCGCGCCCGGGCGCGCTCGCCGCCTGCGCCGTGCCGTCGCTGGCCACACCGGGCGACCTCGCCGCGTGGCTCGGCGTCTCGACGTCGGTCCTCGACTGGCTCGCCGACATCCGCGGCATGATCGACGACGCCGGCGCGCTCTGTCATTACAACTACCGCTGGGTGGCCAAGCGCGAAGGCTACCGGCTCATGGAAGCACCCAAGTCCCGGCTGCGCGCGATCCAGCGCAAGGTACTCGCGGAGATACTCGCGCCGGTGCCGGTGCATCCGGCCGCGCACGGCTTTCGCCCGGGCCGTTCGTGCGTCACCTACGCGCGGCCGCATTGCGGGTCGGACGTCGTGCTGCGCATGGACCTGCGCGATTTCTTTCCGGGCATTCCCGCGCCGCGCATCCATGCGCTGTTCGAGACGCTCGGTTATCCGCACGCCACGGCCCGCATGCTGACCGGCCTGTGCACCAATCGCGTGACTTCGCGCATGCTGCGGGGAGTGGCCGCGCCCGATCCGGCGTTTCGCCTGCCGTGGCTGGACCGCAAGACGCTCGAGCTCGCCCATCTTCCACAGGGCGCGCCGACTTCGCCGGCGCTCTCCAATCTGTGCGCGCTGCACCTCGACCTGCGTCTCGCCGCGCTCGCCGCAAGCGTCGGCGCGACCTACACGCGCTACGCCGACGACCTCGCGTTCTCGGGCGGCGAGCCGGTGAGGCGGCGCATCGATCGCCTCGCCGACACGGTGGCCGCGATCGCGCGCGAGGAAGGGTTCGAAGTGAATCACCGCAAGACGCGCGTGATGCACCGTAGCGATCGACAGATCCTCACCGGCATCGTCGTCAACGACAAACCGAACGTGCGGCGCGCCGAGTTCGACCGGCTCAAGGCGATACTCACCAATTGCGTGCATCGGGGAGTCGCGTCCCAGAATCGCGGGGCACACCGCGATTTCCGCGCGCACCTGCTCGGACGCATCGCTCATGCTGAAAAGCTCAGCGCCTCGCGCGGCGCGAAGCTGCACGCGATCTTCGAGCGAATCGACTGGTCCTGA
- a CDS encoding CoA transferase → MNPGFEEIMNVRGRGMPEAGEVAITGSDPVYSARFRIGETTANILAGIGVAVTDIHEMKTGRRQKTAVDARQAAATCNSSKYLSEPAPGGGWRQVPATPSMSHMRSITQPWRCKDGRWYLPHFNLPHLHDRVIGVLGCESNADAVAKAIARWDSHDLEEAIAEARACGSIVRSNAEWLAHPHGRMLAGKPLIEITRIGDSDPVPFAAGGRPLAGIKVLDLTRILAGPIAARTLAENGADVLMVTAKHLPQVPEHVKDTSHGKRSCFLDLTRAEDLAALRKLARSADVFSQGYRPGIMDRLGLSPEQLAQERPGLIYLSISCYGAGGPFSNRGGWEQIAQSATGICLDNGDERPKLLPASACDYTTGYNGAYGVLLALARRAREGGSYHVRVSLCRSGMYIYKQGHVAYPQPDMGLGQDELDSIMVESNGGHGALRHLGPVLSMSETKPYWDKPSPVLGSSRPEWLA, encoded by the coding sequence ATGAACCCCGGATTCGAAGAGATCATGAACGTCCGCGGCCGCGGCATGCCCGAGGCCGGTGAAGTCGCCATCACCGGAAGCGATCCGGTCTACTCGGCGCGGTTCAGGATCGGCGAGACCACCGCGAACATCCTCGCGGGCATCGGTGTCGCGGTCACCGACATCCACGAGATGAAGACCGGACGGCGCCAGAAAACCGCGGTCGACGCCCGACAGGCCGCCGCGACGTGCAACAGCTCGAAGTACCTGAGCGAGCCCGCGCCCGGCGGCGGCTGGCGTCAGGTGCCGGCGACGCCTTCGATGAGCCACATGCGCTCGATCACTCAGCCGTGGCGCTGCAAGGACGGGCGCTGGTATCTGCCGCATTTCAACCTGCCGCACCTGCACGACCGCGTCATCGGCGTGCTCGGCTGCGAATCGAATGCCGACGCGGTGGCCAAAGCGATCGCACGCTGGGATTCGCACGACCTGGAAGAAGCGATCGCCGAAGCGCGTGCGTGCGGCTCCATCGTGCGCTCGAACGCCGAGTGGCTAGCGCATCCCCACGGCCGCATGCTCGCCGGCAAGCCGCTGATCGAGATCACCAGGATCGGCGACAGCGATCCCGTGCCTTTCGCCGCGGGCGGCAGGCCGCTCGCGGGCATCAAGGTGCTCGATCTCACGCGCATCCTCGCCGGCCCGATCGCCGCGCGCACGCTCGCTGAGAACGGCGCGGACGTGCTCATGGTCACCGCGAAGCACTTGCCGCAGGTGCCCGAGCACGTGAAGGACACGAGCCACGGCAAGCGAAGCTGCTTCCTCGATCTCACGAGAGCCGAAGACCTCGCGGCGCTCAGGAAGCTCGCCCGGAGCGCCGACGTTTTCAGCCAGGGGTATCGCCCCGGCATCATGGACAGGCTCGGTCTCTCGCCCGAGCAGCTCGCGCAAGAGCGTCCGGGCTTGATCTATCTCTCGATCAGCTGCTACGGCGCCGGCGGACCATTCTCGAACCGCGGCGGATGGGAGCAGATCGCGCAGTCGGCGACCGGCATCTGCCTCGACAACGGCGACGAGCGGCCCAAGCTCCTGCCGGCGTCGGCGTGCGATTACACCACCGGCTACAACGGCGCGTACGGCGTGCTGCTCGCGCTCGCGCGGCGCGCGCGGGAAGGCGGCTCGTATCACGTGCGCGTGTCGCTGTGCCGCTCGGGTATGTATATCTACAAGCAGGGACACGTCGCGTATCCACAGCCGGACATGGGGCTTGGCCAGGACGAGCTCGACTCGATCATGGTCGAGTCGAACGGCGGTCACGGCGCGCTCAGGCACCTCGGTCCGGTGCTGAGCATGTCGGAGACCAAACCTTACTGGGACAAGCCTTCGCCGGTGCTCGGCTCGAGCCGGCCGGAATGGCTGGCGTAA
- a CDS encoding tripartite tricarboxylate transporter substrate binding protein yields the protein MKTVVATLSGIVLSAAAAAACAQGWVPQKNVEIVAASVPGGSNDNTARTIERGLAAVKAVPTTITIVNKPGGGGNIAATYVAQRAGDPHTLMVATSSNASNHIVGASTLTYADFTPIAIMLQDYVAFGVAANSNIANARDLGDRLKKDPKSLSVGFANTFGGSRHVAAGLLVKTLGGNPRDLKVVVFKGSAEAIPAVLGGHIDLVVIGAGNAIAHVANGRMRVLAVAAPQRLPGALATAPTWREQGVNVVSGSWRGVFAPKNLAAPQVAYWETALRRVTETPEWKADIDKNYWSPHFVTGAQLKKELEQEYAADKAVLVDLGLAKQ from the coding sequence GTGAAGACTGTCGTTGCGACGCTATCGGGCATCGTCCTGTCCGCGGCCGCCGCCGCGGCGTGCGCGCAAGGCTGGGTCCCGCAGAAAAACGTGGAGATCGTCGCCGCTTCCGTTCCCGGCGGCAGCAACGACAACACCGCGCGCACGATCGAGCGCGGGCTCGCCGCGGTGAAAGCGGTGCCGACGACGATCACCATCGTCAACAAGCCCGGCGGCGGCGGCAACATCGCCGCGACCTACGTCGCGCAGCGCGCGGGCGATCCGCACACCCTGATGGTCGCGACGAGCAGCAACGCGAGCAACCACATCGTCGGCGCGAGCACGCTCACGTACGCGGACTTCACGCCGATCGCGATCATGCTGCAGGACTACGTCGCCTTCGGGGTCGCCGCGAACTCGAATATCGCAAATGCCAGGGACCTCGGCGACCGCCTGAAGAAGGACCCGAAGTCGCTGTCGGTCGGCTTCGCGAACACGTTCGGCGGGAGCCGCCACGTCGCGGCGGGGCTACTGGTGAAAACGCTCGGCGGCAATCCGCGCGATCTGAAAGTCGTCGTCTTCAAAGGCTCGGCCGAAGCAATACCCGCGGTGCTCGGCGGCCACATCGATCTCGTCGTGATCGGCGCGGGCAACGCGATCGCCCACGTCGCGAACGGCCGCATGCGCGTGCTCGCGGTGGCGGCGCCGCAGAGGCTTCCGGGCGCGCTCGCGACAGCGCCCACCTGGCGCGAGCAGGGCGTCAACGTGGTCTCGGGCTCGTGGCGCGGCGTGTTCGCGCCGAAGAATCTCGCCGCGCCGCAGGTCGCGTACTGGGAGACCGCGCTGCGCCGGGTGACCGAGACGCCCGAGTGGAAAGCGGACATCGACAAGAACTACTGGAGCCCGCATTTCGTGACCGGCGCTCAGCTTAAGAAAGAGCTCGAGCAGGAATACGCCGCAGACAAGGCGGTTCTGGTCGATCTCGGCCTCGCGAAGCAGTGA
- the sthA gene encoding Si-specific NAD(P)(+) transhydrogenase has protein sequence MREQYDVIVIGSGPAGEGAAMTASKGGRRVAVIDQDVDVGGSCTHRGTIPSKALRHAIQQLADNGTRTEPDYLDLIRKAEAAIRSQVQLRRGFYERNHVDVIGGRAAFVDAQTVEVAAPNGAKHRLRADRFVLATGSRPYRPPDVDFSHPRIVDSDTVLRLNETPRSITIYGAGVIGCEYASIFRGLRIKVNLINTRDKLLSFLDDEIIDALAYHLRERGVLIRHSEEYARVEADDSGVRVHLKSNKVIQSDVLLWAQGRTGNSDAMGLDAIGLEINERGSIVVNASYQTAQAHIYAVGDVVGYPSLASASYDQGRFAATHALTGTCDQRLVEDIPTGIYTIPEISSLGATERELTAQKVPYEVGHAFFRHLARAQIVGRTTGMLKILFHRETLRILGIHCFGSQASEIIHIGQAVMTQPGEANTLRYFINTTFNYPTMAEAYRVAALNGLNRVI, from the coding sequence TTGCGCGAACAGTACGACGTCATCGTCATCGGCAGCGGCCCCGCCGGAGAGGGCGCTGCGATGACGGCTTCCAAGGGCGGCCGCCGCGTCGCGGTGATCGATCAGGACGTGGACGTCGGCGGCTCGTGCACCCACAGGGGCACGATACCGAGCAAGGCGCTGCGCCATGCGATCCAGCAGCTTGCCGACAACGGCACCCGGACCGAGCCCGATTACCTCGACCTCATCCGCAAGGCCGAAGCGGCGATCCGCAGCCAGGTTCAGCTCCGCCGCGGCTTCTACGAGCGCAATCACGTCGACGTGATCGGCGGCCGGGCCGCGTTCGTCGACGCGCAAACGGTCGAGGTGGCGGCGCCGAACGGGGCGAAGCATCGCCTGCGCGCCGACCGCTTCGTCCTCGCGACCGGATCGCGCCCCTACCGTCCGCCGGACGTCGATTTCTCGCATCCGCGCATCGTCGACAGCGACACCGTGCTGCGCCTGAACGAGACGCCGCGCAGCATCACGATCTACGGCGCCGGGGTGATCGGCTGCGAGTACGCCTCGATCTTCCGCGGCTTGCGCATCAAGGTGAACCTCATCAACACCCGGGACAAGCTGTTGTCCTTCCTCGACGACGAGATCATCGACGCGCTCGCCTACCACCTGCGCGAGCGCGGCGTGCTCATCCGCCACAGCGAGGAATACGCGCGCGTCGAAGCCGACGACTCGGGGGTGCGCGTGCACCTGAAGTCCAACAAGGTCATCCAGAGCGACGTGCTGCTGTGGGCGCAGGGCCGCACCGGCAACTCGGATGCGATGGGGCTCGACGCGATCGGCCTCGAGATCAACGAGCGCGGATCGATCGTCGTCAATGCGTCGTACCAGACCGCCCAGGCGCACATCTACGCGGTCGGCGACGTGGTCGGCTATCCCAGCCTCGCCAGCGCGTCCTACGACCAGGGCCGGTTCGCCGCCACGCACGCGCTCACCGGCACGTGCGACCAGCGCCTGGTCGAAGACATTCCCACCGGGATCTACACCATCCCCGAGATCAGCTCGCTCGGCGCCACCGAGCGCGAGCTCACGGCGCAGAAGGTGCCTTACGAGGTCGGCCACGCATTCTTCCGCCACCTCGCGAGGGCACAGATCGTCGGCCGCACGACCGGCATGCTGAAGATCCTGTTCCATCGCGAGACCCTGCGCATCCTCGGCATCCATTGCTTCGGCAGCCAGGCTTCGGAGATCATTCACATCGGCCAGGCCGTCATGACGCAGCCCGGCGAGGCCAATACGCTGCGTTACTTCATCAATACGACTTTCAATTACCCGACCATGGCGGAGGCGTATCGCGTCGCCGCGCTGAACGGGCTGAACCGCGTGATCTAG
- a CDS encoding haloacid dehalogenase type II, with amino-acid sequence MRTYHALNGIRACVFDAYGTLFDVNSAAEREANALGAKWQPLSELWRAKQLQYTWLRSLGGRYVDFRQVTGEALDFAMESHGLNDADLRERLMALYLRLGAYADVTGTLSRLKASGLKLAILSNGSPSMLSAAVANAGIAGLLDDVLSVADVGVYKPHPSVYKLAVDRLHVAPVEICFVSSNGWDAFSAKAFGFRVVWCNRTRQPPERMPSNPDAEIATLAALPDLVVD; translated from the coding sequence ATGCGGACTTACCATGCACTGAACGGGATTCGCGCGTGCGTCTTCGACGCCTACGGCACGCTCTTCGACGTCAACAGCGCGGCCGAGCGCGAGGCGAACGCGCTCGGCGCGAAATGGCAGCCGCTCTCTGAGTTATGGCGCGCGAAGCAGCTCCAGTACACCTGGCTGCGCAGCCTCGGGGGGCGTTACGTCGATTTCCGGCAGGTGACGGGCGAAGCGCTGGACTTCGCGATGGAGAGCCACGGCTTGAACGACGCCGATCTGCGCGAGCGGCTGATGGCGCTCTATCTGCGTCTGGGCGCGTATGCAGACGTGACCGGGACGCTCTCGCGCCTCAAGGCGAGCGGCCTGAAGCTCGCGATCCTTTCGAACGGCTCGCCGTCGATGTTGTCCGCGGCGGTCGCCAACGCCGGAATCGCGGGTTTGCTCGACGACGTGCTGTCGGTCGCCGACGTCGGCGTCTACAAGCCGCATCCCTCGGTATACAAGCTCGCTGTCGACCGGCTGCACGTGGCGCCGGTGGAAATCTGTTTCGTCTCTTCGAACGGCTGGGATGCGTTCTCGGCGAAAGCATTCGGATTCAGGGTCGTGTGGTGCAACCGGACAAGGCAGCCGCCGGAGCGCATGCCGTCGAACCCCGACGCCGAGATCGCCACGCTTGCGGCGTTGCCGGACCTCGTCGTCGACTGA
- a CDS encoding hemerythrin domain-containing protein, giving the protein MTETPRKQLDAIDLLMQDHRELESMFRHFEYLHARDEDAAEVVEAACAEIRTHDAVKSELFCPAVSEAIDEPDMEDLLAQIEEGHQAIRKLVSSVEQAARDDAKRNAQFSLLTERVEQQFELAETRVFPRARRAERLDLAAVTDRMKARRSEMARHL; this is encoded by the coding sequence ATGACCGAAACACCCCGCAAGCAACTGGACGCCATCGATCTGCTGATGCAGGACCATCGCGAGCTCGAATCGATGTTCAGACATTTTGAATACCTGCACGCCAGGGACGAGGACGCCGCCGAGGTGGTCGAAGCCGCCTGCGCCGAGATCCGCACGCACGATGCGGTCAAGAGCGAGCTGTTCTGTCCGGCGGTGTCCGAAGCCATCGACGAGCCGGACATGGAAGACCTGCTCGCGCAGATCGAGGAAGGACATCAGGCGATACGCAAGCTCGTCTCGAGCGTCGAGCAGGCGGCTCGGGACGACGCGAAACGCAACGCGCAGTTCAGCCTGCTGACCGAGCGCGTCGAGCAACAGTTCGAGCTCGCAGAAACCCGGGTATTTCCCCGCGCCCGCCGGGCGGAACGGCTCGATCTCGCGGCGGTCACCGACCGCATGAAAGCGCGCCGAAGCGAGATGGCGCGGCACCTATAG
- a CDS encoding cold-shock protein, with protein sequence MQGTVKFFNATKGFGFVQPDDGSKDVFVHISAVQSAGLATLAENQKISFDTERGKDGRVSAVNLKPL encoded by the coding sequence ATGCAAGGCACCGTGAAATTCTTCAATGCGACCAAGGGTTTCGGTTTCGTCCAGCCCGACGACGGCTCGAAGGACGTGTTCGTGCACATCTCGGCAGTTCAGAGCGCCGGCCTCGCCACTCTTGCGGAGAACCAGAAAATCTCCTTCGACACCGAGCGCGGCAAGGACGGACGTGTTTCCGCGGTCAATCTGAAGCCCCTCTGA
- a CDS encoding thiamine pyrophosphate-binding protein produces MKVYERMAEAFIAEGTSHVFGMMGDGNMYWMNALLDRGVECVEVRHEGVGMGMADGWARHAQTPGVATATCGPGVTQLATACVVAARAESPVVAFVGERPAKDPDYHQGLNQSRFADGVETAFIRLDTGEFADEAVRRAFYKAKLERRPVMLSAPMDVQQGKWDDDEPYVPSASLLPNRAGVMDEGALKKAADLIAKSKKPVIVVGRGAVWSGAGDAVLKLGERIGGLVATSLRAKTWLSDKTEYHAGVSGLYATKASMQLLHEADVVIGVGASLNRHTTEHGYLYPNAKFIHLDPKPHVVLGNGKGADIYVQSDAKEGLEALDALLEKRGFKQAGYRTGETLERLSNMYEDRTEFEIEPGTIDPRLVARTVDELVPGDVGMFIGSGAQSALTTMNTFKARPYVHNSGFFGCIGQMFPTAMGAMFAMGNKPAVLIDGDASTMMHLSDFDTAVRYNLPLLIVVQNDEALGSEYHKLRAHDMDPETSAIRSPDMGALARAWGARGSLARSVDEVRKGVAEWVAEPGPMIIDARISKAVISLPFRRVLYGKDE; encoded by the coding sequence ATGAAAGTCTACGAACGCATGGCCGAAGCCTTCATCGCCGAAGGCACCTCGCACGTCTTCGGCATGATGGGCGACGGCAACATGTACTGGATGAACGCGCTGCTCGATCGCGGCGTGGAATGCGTCGAAGTGCGTCACGAAGGCGTCGGCATGGGCATGGCCGACGGCTGGGCTCGCCACGCGCAGACGCCCGGCGTCGCGACCGCCACGTGCGGTCCGGGCGTGACGCAGCTCGCAACGGCGTGCGTCGTCGCAGCGCGCGCCGAGTCGCCCGTCGTGGCGTTCGTCGGCGAGCGCCCGGCGAAAGATCCCGATTATCACCAGGGCCTCAACCAGTCGCGCTTCGCCGACGGCGTCGAGACGGCGTTCATCCGCCTCGACACCGGCGAATTCGCGGACGAAGCGGTGCGCCGCGCCTTCTACAAGGCGAAGCTCGAACGGCGCCCGGTCATGCTGAGCGCGCCGATGGACGTCCAGCAGGGCAAATGGGACGACGACGAGCCTTACGTGCCGTCGGCGAGCCTGCTGCCGAACCGCGCCGGCGTGATGGACGAGGGCGCGCTGAAAAAAGCCGCGGACCTCATCGCGAAGAGCAAAAAGCCGGTGATCGTCGTCGGCCGCGGCGCGGTCTGGTCGGGCGCGGGCGACGCGGTGCTCAAGCTCGGCGAGCGCATCGGCGGCCTCGTCGCCACGAGCCTGCGCGCCAAGACGTGGCTCTCCGACAAGACCGAGTACCACGCGGGCGTCTCCGGCCTGTACGCGACCAAAGCCTCGATGCAGCTCCTGCACGAGGCCGACGTGGTGATCGGCGTGGGTGCGAGCCTGAACCGCCACACGACGGAGCACGGCTATCTCTACCCCAACGCGAAGTTCATCCACCTCGATCCCAAGCCGCACGTCGTTCTCGGGAACGGCAAGGGCGCGGACATCTACGTGCAGAGCGACGCGAAAGAAGGCCTCGAAGCGCTCGACGCCCTGCTGGAAAAGCGCGGCTTCAAGCAGGCCGGCTACCGCACCGGCGAGACGCTCGAGCGCCTCTCCAACATGTACGAGGACCGCACCGAGTTCGAGATCGAGCCCGGCACCATCGACCCGCGGCTCGTCGCGCGCACCGTGGACGAGCTCGTGCCCGGCGACGTCGGCATGTTCATCGGCAGCGGCGCGCAGTCGGCGCTCACGACGATGAACACCTTCAAGGCGCGGCCGTACGTGCACAACTCGGGCTTCTTCGGCTGCATCGGCCAGATGTTCCCGACCGCGATGGGCGCGATGTTCGCGATGGGCAACAAGCCGGCGGTCCTCATCGACGGCGACGCGAGCACGATGATGCACCTGTCGGACTTCGACACGGCGGTGCGTTACAACCTGCCTCTCCTGATCGTGGTGCAGAACGACGAAGCGCTCGGCTCGGAATACCACAAGCTGCGCGCGCACGACATGGATCCGGAGACGTCCGCGATTCGTTCGCCGGACATGGGCGCCCTCGCGCGGGCGTGGGGCGCACGCGGCTCTCTGGCGCGCAGCGTCGACGAGGTGCGCAAAGGCGTCGCGGAATGGGTGGCTGAGCCGGGGCCGATGATCATCGACGCCCGTATCTCGAAAGCGGTGATCAGCCTGCCGTTCCGGCGCGTGCTGTACGGGAAGGACGAGTAG
- a CDS encoding SIR2 family protein — protein MPFDYLTTDTRALEALSSNLVAGTLVLFLGAGTSLGAGLPDWPTLIVRLRTLAKLPIDKITAGASSDELQAAADEVLREFCKGDDELFARMVKEALYEDVTLSETILHNDALIALGALMTGSRRGKVSRAITFNFDSVLEWYLSLCGIVPRVVLQPPTLEGAEDVRVYHPHGFLAHPDLKSRDSRFVILGLHAVNKRLGTIGDPWFEMLRHLLRSGVGLFVGVSPRTFRDRALAPLLVAVGEELKDVRPTAFWIMPEDTDNRDELQREFLSTNVVPLFRSKGEIPGFLLSICRHAAQGVIV, from the coding sequence ATGCCCTTTGACTACTTGACGACAGATACCCGAGCGCTGGAAGCGCTATCCTCGAATTTAGTAGCGGGCACGCTTGTATTGTTTTTGGGCGCAGGCACCTCGTTAGGAGCAGGCCTACCGGATTGGCCAACGCTGATCGTAAGATTGCGCACGCTCGCCAAATTGCCTATCGACAAGATTACGGCAGGGGCGTCATCCGATGAACTTCAAGCTGCTGCTGACGAGGTTCTTCGTGAGTTTTGCAAAGGCGACGACGAATTGTTCGCACGCATGGTTAAGGAAGCTCTCTATGAGGACGTGACGCTTTCCGAAACCATCCTCCATAATGACGCCTTAATTGCGCTCGGGGCGCTAATGACAGGGAGTCGCCGCGGCAAAGTCTCACGCGCCATTACTTTCAATTTCGACAGTGTTCTGGAGTGGTATCTCTCTCTGTGTGGGATTGTGCCTCGGGTAGTTCTGCAACCGCCGACCCTTGAAGGTGCTGAGGATGTTCGCGTTTATCACCCTCACGGGTTCCTCGCGCATCCAGATCTGAAGTCGCGTGATAGCCGATTTGTAATTTTAGGATTACATGCGGTGAACAAACGTCTCGGTACGATCGGTGATCCCTGGTTCGAAATGCTGCGACACCTTTTGCGATCTGGCGTTGGGTTGTTTGTGGGGGTGTCGCCAAGAACCTTCCGCGACCGGGCTCTCGCACCGTTGCTGGTTGCGGTGGGGGAAGAGTTGAAGGATGTGCGGCCGACGGCGTTCTGGATCATGCCGGAGGACACTGACAACCGCGACGAGCTGCAGCGAGAATTCTTGTCGACCAACGTCGTCCCGTTGTTTCGAAGCAAGGGCGAAATCCCCGGCTTTTTGCTCAGCATCTGTAGGCATGCTGCGCAGGGCGTTATTGTGTGA